GACGGTGCCCCGTTCGTACAGCGCGGCGGCCGCGTCCAGCCGGTGGGCGAGGTACGGCGACGGTGCGCCGTTCCACAGGCCCGCGCCGAAGACGATGGCGACCGGCGCGGCCGGCGCGTCCGCGACACCGTGCACCCGGGGGCCGGCCGTCGCGTTCATCCAGGTCGCGGGCGCCAGCGCCAGCACCGTCACCGCCACCACGGCCTGGAAGGCACGGCGCCGGCCGCGCCGGGTCCGCGGCAGCCGCAGGGCGGGTCCCACGCGGCGCACCCCGCTCCGTATCCGCCCCGCCAGTCCCGCTACCGGCCCTCGCATCCCGCCCCCGTCCCTGACCGCGTCCGCTCGCGGTCGATCTCGCAGGCTGCGACGCCGGGGGGACCGGGATGGTTGCAGCGGCGGGCTGGCATCGTGGCAGAGGGAGCACCCGCCGTCCGGAGAGGAACGCACCACCATGACCCGCGAGCCCGAGCGGCTGCCCTTCTTCGTCTACGGGACGCTGCGGCCCGGCGAGGCCAACTACGGCCGGACCCTGCGCGGCCGGACCGCGGCCGAGGAACCGGCCCACATCGGCGGCGCGCTGCTGTACGACGGCCCCGGATACCCCTACGCGACGGCCGGGCCCGCCGACGCGGTGGTGCACGGCGCCCTGGTCCGGCCCCGCGACCCCGACTATGACGAGGTGTGCGCGGTCCTGGACCGGCTGGAGGGCTACACCCCCGGCGACCCGCACAACCTCTACGAGCGGGTGGCCACCGAGGCCGTGTGCCCGGACGGCAGGACCGTACGCGCCTGGGTCTACCTGGCGGCCGCACCGCTCGCCGCCCGGCTGCGCGCCACCGGCACCCCCATCGAGGGCGGCGACTGGCCGGCCTCGCGCGCCGCGGCCGGCTGACCGGCTCCTTCGCGGACCGCGAACGGCACCCCTCCGCCCCGGGCGCCGCCGCGGCGGCCGACCCCGCCACGGCTAACCTGGACGACTCCTCGCGTACCGGGGCTCCCACCCGTACCGAGGATCCTTTCCGTACCGCAGAACAGGTGTGACCGCGTGGCTTCCTCCCCGTCCTCCCCCTCCGCCGCAACCGCCCACGAGCCGCTGCCCAAGGCGGAGCTGCATCTGCACATCGAGGGCACTCTGGAGCCCGAGCTGGCCTTCGCGCTCGCCGCGCGCAACGGCGTCGAGCTGCCGTACGCCACCGAGGACGAGCTGCGCCGCGCCTACTCCTTCGCCGATCTGCAGTCCTTCCTGAACCTCTACTACGCGCTGATGGCCGTGCTGCGCACCGAGGACGACTTCGCCGACCTCGCCCACGCCTATCTCGCCCGCGCCAAGGAGCAGGGCGTACGGCACGCCGAGATCTTCTTCGACCCGCAGGCGCACACCGCGCGCGGCGTCCCGATCGGCACCGTCATCAACGGGCTGGCCCGCGCCCTGGACAGCGCCCCGGAGACCTACGGCATCAGCACCCGCCTGATCATGTGCTTCCTGCGCG
This genomic stretch from Streptomyces nigrescens harbors:
- a CDS encoding gamma-glutamylcyclotransferase family protein, translated to MTREPERLPFFVYGTLRPGEANYGRTLRGRTAAEEPAHIGGALLYDGPGYPYATAGPADAVVHGALVRPRDPDYDEVCAVLDRLEGYTPGDPHNLYERVATEAVCPDGRTVRAWVYLAAAPLAARLRATGTPIEGGDWPASRAAAG